In Acidisarcina polymorpha, the DNA window GAATATGGCTATCACGCTTCTCAATCGGCATCGCTTCAAGCAGATCAAGGCCTTTGCCTTGTGGAACGCCTTCGACAACATCAATCAGGACGACGTCCGCTAACTCCTTCGAAGCAATCCAGTGTGCCGCGGTCGCACCGACATTTCCCGCGCCAACGATTGTTACTTTCTTCCGCATACTTCTCCTTCTAGATATCGCTTATGCCTGAACGGCCACTCACATGTTCTCAATCATTCTTGTTGCGAATTCGCTGGTCTTGGCCTTGGTCGCCCCTTGCATCTGGCGTTCGAAGTCGTAGGTCACGAACTTCTGCTGGATGGTCTTTTCCAGCGAGGACTCAATCAGCTTCGCAGCCTCGCCCCAACCGAGAAACTCAAACATCATCACTCCGGAAAGCAAGACCGATCCCGGATTGATCACATCCTTGTCGGCATACTTTGGCGCGGTGCCGTGAGTCGCCTCGAAGACCGCGTAGCCGTCGCCGATGTTGGCTCCAGGAGCGATGCCAAGTCCGCCGACCTGGGCCGCGGCTGCGTCCGAAATATAATCGCCGTTCAGATTGGGCGCGGCGAGAACGCTGTAGTCTTCAGGACGAATAATAATTTGCTGAAAGATCGAATCGGCGATCCGGTCATTGATCAGGAGTTTCTGCTTCCATTTGCCGTTGCCATGGGTAGCGCCGATCGTCTCGAGCACGTGCTTCACTTCGGCGTAGAGTTCTTTACGAAAGTCGTCGGAGCCGAACTCGAGTCCGGGCTCGATCAAGGCGGCGTTCTGCTCGACGCTGAGGTCGGCATTCGCATCCTTGTTGCCGAGGATCCAGCTCTCTCGCTCGGTGACGACGGAATCACGGAACTCGTCGACCGCGACCTCGTATCCCCATTCACGAAAAGCGCCTTCGGTAAACTTCTGGATATTTCCCTTGTGGACCAGCGTCACGGTCTTCCGTCCGGACTCAAGCGCGTGTTTGATGGCGTAGCGAACCAGCCGCTTGGTTCCGAAGATGGAGATAGGCTTGATGCCAACCCCCGAATCCTCACGGACGCGCTTCTTGGTGTTTTTCAGCAGGTCCTTGTTGAGGAAATCGATGATGCGCTTGGCATCTTCGGTTCCCTGTTTGAACTCGATGCCGGCGTAAACGTCTTCGGTGTTCTCTCGGAATAGAACGATGTCGAGCTTCTCCGGATGTTTTACCGGGCTCGGAACGCCGGAGTAATACTTCACCGGCCGGACGCAGGCATATAAATCGAGAATCTGCCGAAGCGCCACATTCAATGAGCGAATGCCGCCGCCGACGGGGGTTGTGAGTGGCCCTTTGATCGAGACGCGGAGGTCGCGCGCCGCGTTCACTGATTCATCCGGAAGCCATGTTCCGAATTGCCGATAGGCCTTCTCTCCTGCGTAGATCTCGTACCACTTCACGGAGCGCTTGCCGCCGTAAGCCTTTTCGACCGCTGCATCGAAGACCCGCTGCGAAGCACGCCAAATGTCGCGGCCCGTTCCATCGCCTTCGATGAATGGAATGATCGGATGATTGGGTATTTGGAACTTGCCGCCGGCGTACTGGATGGCCTCGCCGCCTTCCGGCAAAGGGAAACCGTTATAACTGTTTTGCATGAATCGGGATGTCTCCGAAAAGAGAGGATTTGGCCAGCAAAAGCAGAACAGTTCGAGGCTAACATCTGTCCCTGATCTCTGCCAATGAAGGGTGCTAGATGGTGGCTCGTCCGGAGCGGACGGCGAGCCCCACATCGGTCAACGCTGGATCCAGTTCACTTTCGCGCAGCTGCCACTTACTCCAGCAAAATTCCATTTATACTCGGGAGTTCCTGATAAATCGAACTCTTACCCCCTGAAGGTGGCGCTCATTTGAAGCATTTTTCACTGCTGGCCTCGACTGCTCTCGCTCTCATGCTGACTTCTCACCTGGCGATCGCCGCTACCGAACTCCCCGCATTGATGCCGCTGCCTTCGACGATCAGCCAGGGCGATGGGAGTTTCCCGTTGACGGCCAGTTTCACGGTTGCGTATGCGACCCCGCCCGATGAGCGGCTGACTGCTGCAGTGAACAGGACGCTGACGCGGATGCAATACAGCTCAGGCGTCGCGTTGGCGCATGCGGCAGTAGTCCCGTCCGCGGGAAGTTTGACCATCAGCGTCAGTGGGCCTGATGCCGCCGTGCAAGGTGTCGACGACGATGAGTCCTATCACCTGGCGGTGACCGCACAAGGCATCCAACTCGCCTCAACAACGGTCGTTGGCGCGTTGCACGGCCTCGAAACGCTTCTGCAACTCGCAACATTTCGCGACGGCCACGCCATTATTCCTGCGGTGACTATCGATGATCAGCCGCGCTTTCGTTGGCGCGGCCTGATGATCGATGTCGCCCGTCACTTCGAGCCGGTCGAGGTCATCAAGCGCAATCTCGATGCTATGGCATTGGTGAAGCTGAATGTCTTTCACTGGCATTTGAGCGACGATCAGGGTTTCCGCGCCGAGAGCAAGCGCTTTCCGAAGTTGACCGCAGAGGGCTCGCATGGCGAGTTCTACACGCAGGAGGAGATGCGCGAGGTTGTCGCCTATGCCCACGCACGAGGCATTCGGGTGGTGCCGGAGTTCGATATGCCAGGCCACACATTAAGCTGGCAAGTTGCCTATCCGGATATTGGCAGCACCTCCGGACCGTTCTCGCTTCCCGACCGGTTCGGCATTCATGATGAGGCTCTCGATCCTACTCGCGAGAGCACTTACAAGTTCCTTGATGCACTTGTCGGCGAGATGGCAGCGATCTTCCCGGATGCTTATTTCCATATCGGCGGGGATGAAAGTAATGGCAATGCCTGGCGGTCCAATCCGAAAATCGTCGCCTTTATGAAATCGCACGATATTAAGGATACTGACGCCTTGCAGGTGTACTTCAATAGCAAGCTGCTGAAGATCGTCGCCAAGCATGGCAAGCACATGATCGGCTGGGATGAAGTCTTTACTCCCGGATTGCCGAAGGACATCGTGATCGAATCGTGGCGAGGCCAGGAGTCGCTCTCGAAGGCAGCCGCACAAGGGTATCAGGGCATTCTCGCCGCACCCTACTATCTCGACGGGATGGCCACGGCGGAAAAGCATTTCCTCGCTGACCCGGTTCCAGCCGACACCCAGTTAACGCCGGAGCAACAGAAGAGCGTGCTCGGCGGCGAAGTGGCAATGTGGGCCGAGCAGATCAATCCGCAAACCATCGACTCGCGTATCTGGCCGCGGGCAGCGGCTATCGCCGAACGATTCTGGTCCCCGCAGAGCGATCGCGATGTCGAAAGCATGTATACGCGGTTGTGGCCGGTTTCCTTGCAGCTGGAGACAGTTGGCTTGACCCACATCTCCGGCCCGCAGAAGATGCTGCGGAACCTCGCGCAGTCGCAACAGCCGGCCGATCTGGACACACTCGCATCAGTTCTCGAACCGGTCAGCTTTCATGAACGGTACCAGGGACAACATACCGATGCGCGAACCCCGCTCGACCGGCTAGTCGACGCCGTGGTGCCCGATCCGCCTTCGCGATTTGAGATGTCGCGGTCGGTCAATGAAGCGCTGGCCGACGGAGCAGCGGCAGGGTCAGCGCGAGAAGTATTGCGGCAACGTTTTCAGTCTTGGGTGGATGCGGCAGCGACACTGAATACGCTGATAAGCCTATCGCCCAGAATGGCCGACGCCGCCCCCAGGGTGCAGCAGCTTGCTCAGCTTGGCCAAACAGGCTTGCAGGCCCTCAAGGCGCTCCCCGGCAAGACCGCGCCTGCTGGCTGGAGGGAACAGCAGACGCAAATCATCAACGAAGCAGCCAAGTCCGTCGCGCTCACTCGCTTCACTTTCCTACTATCCCTTCAGAAACTCGTTGATGCAGCGGGAGGCGCAATCCAGTGACATTCCTTTCAATCCGTCGAAGAATATGCCTTTCCGCGATCGCGGCGGTGGGCCTCTCACTCCCCGCCGTTGCACAATCCACCACTCCCCTGCAGGTAGCGGTCGTCGGCCTTGAACATGGCCATGTGGCCGGCTTCCTGCACGATCTGCCGCATCATCCTGAAGTTCAACTCGTAGCTATCGTTGAGCCCGACGCCTCGCTCTCGGCCAAGTACGAAGCCCAATACAAGCTCGACGCTTCGATCTTCTATACGAATACGGACGCGATGATCGCGGCTCGGCACCCGCAGGCGCTGCTTGTCTATACCAGCATCGCCGGCCATCGAAAGGCGATCGAAGACGCTGCCCGCAACCACCTCACCGTCATGGTCGAGAAGCCGCTCACCATGTCTCTGGCCGACGCCATCGCCATTCGGGAAGCCGCGCGGAAAGCGAACATTCAGGTGCTGGTGAACTATGAAACGACCTGGTATTCCAGCAATCGCGCCGTGTATGAACTAATCCAACAGGGCAAACTTGGCGATCTGCGCAAGGTGGTCATTCACGACGGCCATGAGGGCCCAAAAGAAATTGGTGTTCAGCCAGAGTTCCTGAAATGGCTCAAAGACCCGGAAAAGAATGGTGAAGGCGCGCTCTACGACTTCGGCTGCTATGGAGCCGATCTGATGACCTGGTGGATGCATGGAGAAGCGCCGATTTCGGTGACCGCCGTCGGTCAGACCGACAAACCGGCAATTTATGGCAACGTCTACGATGACGCCACCATTATTTTGCGCTACCGCACCGCCCAGGCGGTTCTAATGCCGTCATGGGACTGGTCTTTCGCGCGTAAGGATTCAGAGGTCTACGGA includes these proteins:
- a CDS encoding Gfo/Idh/MocA family protein; the encoded protein is MTFLSIRRRICLSAIAAVGLSLPAVAQSTTPLQVAVVGLEHGHVAGFLHDLPHHPEVQLVAIVEPDASLSAKYEAQYKLDASIFYTNTDAMIAARHPQALLVYTSIAGHRKAIEDAARNHLTVMVEKPLTMSLADAIAIREAARKANIQVLVNYETTWYSSNRAVYELIQQGKLGDLRKVVIHDGHEGPKEIGVQPEFLKWLKDPEKNGEGALYDFGCYGADLMTWWMHGEAPISVTAVGQTDKPAIYGNVYDDATIILRYRTAQAVLMPSWDWSFARKDSEVYGVKGYAITVGPSHLKLRFAGEADETSSEAPPLNPPDDSSMHYLEAVVSGQLTPKGDLTALDTNMVVMQILDATRESAKTGKTIALKPLPQ
- a CDS encoding beta-N-acetylhexosaminidase — its product is MKHFSLLASTALALMLTSHLAIAATELPALMPLPSTISQGDGSFPLTASFTVAYATPPDERLTAAVNRTLTRMQYSSGVALAHAAVVPSAGSLTISVSGPDAAVQGVDDDESYHLAVTAQGIQLASTTVVGALHGLETLLQLATFRDGHAIIPAVTIDDQPRFRWRGLMIDVARHFEPVEVIKRNLDAMALVKLNVFHWHLSDDQGFRAESKRFPKLTAEGSHGEFYTQEEMREVVAYAHARGIRVVPEFDMPGHTLSWQVAYPDIGSTSGPFSLPDRFGIHDEALDPTRESTYKFLDALVGEMAAIFPDAYFHIGGDESNGNAWRSNPKIVAFMKSHDIKDTDALQVYFNSKLLKIVAKHGKHMIGWDEVFTPGLPKDIVIESWRGQESLSKAAAQGYQGILAAPYYLDGMATAEKHFLADPVPADTQLTPEQQKSVLGGEVAMWAEQINPQTIDSRIWPRAAAIAERFWSPQSDRDVESMYTRLWPVSLQLETVGLTHISGPQKMLRNLAQSQQPADLDTLASVLEPVSFHERYQGQHTDARTPLDRLVDAVVPDPPSRFEMSRSVNEALADGAAAGSAREVLRQRFQSWVDAAATLNTLISLSPRMADAAPRVQQLAQLGQTGLQALKALPGKTAPAGWREQQTQIINEAAKSVALTRFTFLLSLQKLVDAAGGAIQ
- a CDS encoding NADP-dependent isocitrate dehydrogenase, whose product is MQNSYNGFPLPEGGEAIQYAGGKFQIPNHPIIPFIEGDGTGRDIWRASQRVFDAAVEKAYGGKRSVKWYEIYAGEKAYRQFGTWLPDESVNAARDLRVSIKGPLTTPVGGGIRSLNVALRQILDLYACVRPVKYYSGVPSPVKHPEKLDIVLFRENTEDVYAGIEFKQGTEDAKRIIDFLNKDLLKNTKKRVREDSGVGIKPISIFGTKRLVRYAIKHALESGRKTVTLVHKGNIQKFTEGAFREWGYEVAVDEFRDSVVTERESWILGNKDANADLSVEQNAALIEPGLEFGSDDFRKELYAEVKHVLETIGATHGNGKWKQKLLINDRIADSIFQQIIIRPEDYSVLAAPNLNGDYISDAAAAQVGGLGIAPGANIGDGYAVFEATHGTAPKYADKDVINPGSVLLSGVMMFEFLGWGEAAKLIESSLEKTIQQKFVTYDFERQMQGATKAKTSEFATRMIENM